From Scleropages formosus chromosome 1, fSclFor1.1, whole genome shotgun sequence, a single genomic window includes:
- the tesk1b gene encoding dual specificity testis-specific protein kinase 2: MERAEPQPEPEPEPPSHGLHGPNRLRPSSYRALRSAVSSLARIDDFFCEKIGSGFFSEVFKVQHRITGQVMALKMNTLPSNRANMLREVQLMNRLCHPNILRFVGVCVHEGQLHALTEYINGGNLEQLLDSDEFLSWAVRVDLSLDIGRGLQYLHSKGIFHRDLTSKNCLVRRENGLLSAVVGDFGLAEKIPDYSDGVEKQPLAVVGSPYWMAPEVLRGELYDEKVDVFAYGIILCEVIARIQADPDYLPRTEDFGLDVQAFRNMVGDCPPCFLDMAVRCCNMCAVQRPSFTQLVVELEHEREEKEEEEEQQQPVVQEPTTLVNSPHRRRSFCTLEDQNLSRSKSDTLPPTTPPALSTPARINPFSLRQDLNGGKIKLFDTPSKSVISLTFTLPPPHDPCVSPSENEPLRGVHRRCQSLPCTPELRGLSLLAGSVGREDGLEGLSILQDSQEEEEEEEEEEVERKCLEHMADDSGLPLDLEMVSLDRLEEDGELDSLCPAEPMDCTSSPDAVDSAVPGIKPLIPPASGLNGWGSVISNGPPSLSPLPHLENNNSTVVMSGPLSWGSGGYHGPSGGAAPFLLPGSSNGTVEQEEVISCPGCCIAGLSFPSVCLRASPRGHSAHHPYKNLNGDATRRLLAHGTKSLAPSTGPGEPGLALPEAQT, from the exons GTGCAGCACAGGATCACCGGGCAGGTGATGGCGCTGAAGATGAACACTCTGCCCAGCAACAGGGCCAACATGCTACGGGAGGTGCAGCTGATGAACCGACTCTGCCACCCCAACATCCTCAG GTTTGTGGGGGTGTGTGTTCACGAGGGACAGCTGCACGCGCTGACGGAG TACATCAATGGTGGGaacctggagcagctgctggacaGCGACGAGTTCCTGTCCTGGGCTGTACGCGTGGACCTGTCGCTGGACATCGGCCGGGGGCTGCAGTACCTGCACAGCAAGGGCATCTTCCACAGGGACCTCACATCCAAG AACTGCCTGGTGCGGCGGGAGAACGGCCTGTTGAGCGCCGTCGTGGGCGACTTTGGCCTGGCGGAGAAAATCCCTGATTACAG CGACGGTGTGGAGAAGCAGCCCCTGGCGGTCGTGGGTTCCCCCTACTGGATGGCGCCGGAAGTGCTCAGGGGGGAGCTGTACGATGAGAAG GTGGATGTCTTTGCGTACGGGATCATCCTGTGTGAGGTCATCGCGCGGATACAGGCGGACCCCGACTATCTGCCACGCACTGAG GACTTCGGCTTGGACGTGCAGGCCTTCCGGAACATGGTTGGGGACTGCCCCCCCTGCTTCCTGGACATGGCTGTTCGCTGCTGCAAC ATGTGTGCAGTCCAGAGGCcctcattcacacagctggtgGTAGAACTGGAACATGAgcgagaggagaaggaggaggaggaagagcagcagcagcctgttGTTCAAG AACCCACAACCCTGGTCAACAGCCCTCATCGGAGACGGTCCTTCTGCACACTTGAAGATCAGAACTTGTCCCGGAGCAAGTCGGACACATTGCCTCCCACAACGCCCCCCGCTCTTAGTACGCCTGCCCGCATCAACCCTTTTTCTCTACGGCAAGACCTGAATGGTGGCAAAATCAAGCTCTTTGATACACCCAGCAAGTCAGTCATCTCCCTGACCTTTACTCTGCCCCCGCCACATGACCCCTGTGTGTCCCCCTCTGAGAACGAGCCCCTGCGGGGGGTGCACCGCCGCTGCCAGTCCCTGCCCTGCACCCCTGAGCTAAGGGGCCTCTCTCTTCTGGCTGGCTCTGTGGGCCGAGAAGACGGCCTGGAGGGCTTGAGTATACTGCAGGAcagtcaggaggaggaggaggaggaggaggaggaggaagtagAGAGGAAGTGCTTGGAGCACATGGCAGATGACTCGGGTCTCCCCTTGGACCTGGAGATGGTGTCGCTAGACCGCCTGGAAGAAGATGGAGAGCTAGACAGCTTGTGTCCTGCTGAGCCAATGGACTGCACCAGCTCCCCCGATGCAGTAGATAGCGCTGTTCCTGGCATTAAGCCTTTGATACCCCCTGCATCTGGACTTAACGGTTGGGGCTCTGTGATATCCAACGGTCCCCCATCGCTGTCTCCGCTGCCGCACCTGGAGAACAACAATAGCACTGTGGTGATGAGCGGGCCTCTTAGCTGGGGGAGCGGTGGGTACCACGGCCCCAGTGGGGGTGCTGCTCCCTTCCTGCTGCCAGGCTCCAGTAACGGCACAGTGGAGCAGGAAGAGGTAATTTCCTGTCCTGGTTGCTGCATCGCAGGGCTCAGCTTCCCCTCGGTGTGTCTGCGCGCATCCCCCCGTGGCCACAGTGCCCACCACCCCTACAAGAACTTGAACGGGGACGCAACGCGGCGGCTACTCGCTCACGGCACCAAGAGCCTGGCCCCATCGACAGGGCCCGGCGAGCCTGGCCTGGCGCTCCCGGAGGCTCAGACATAG
- the LOC108932920 gene encoding uncharacterized protein LOC108932920, whose protein sequence is MATLRGKAILLRCLLLWALSISAFATGLSQSLCKMKLDFRDFDVVLKWDCPTLPFNTTFTIQTKTQGDRNWRGVTGCVRVTSRTCSLSEAFEHLALYNMVRLETEVTPGRLHRMTPVKVDLLSHMVFSPPSLSLSLKQSVLTVKVQFPTSLNRRLCPHQSNCSIPVVLERMTTIVVYKRKRPSECQTRTLRAVGDTLSCDFENLEAGQEYCAVANFTSSSSSSPSCIYTPFQHPVLKPLLIVLGVCCVLLASTTVFLKAKRVSSERRCLPKTLESLQDELSRELWVLQEDCEGDHLSILSLSSSYDSIPPLASEALTDHQILDNGYHNNPFLVDSDSGESDWGSRGMTDLAGPGHGANAVSWLCDRIAAQSQQSNGTSPPSDGHWGVSVRVRSPLMSRDVPLGSVRLASAEAEALEEWSHLSQPVESWDPGISNV, encoded by the exons atggcaactctGAGAGGAAAAGCTATACTCCTACGTTGCCTGCTGCTCTGGGCTCTCAGCATCAGTGCGTTTGCCACAG GCCTGTCCCAGTCCCTGTGCAAGATGAAGCTGGACTTCAGGGACTTTGACGTTGTCCTGAAGTGGGATTGTCCCACTCTGCCCTTCAACACCACCTTTACCATCCAAACTAAAACACAGGG AGACCGAAACTGGAGAGGCGTCACAGGGTGTGTCCGTGTGACCTCTCGGACCTGCAGCCTATCGGAAGCATTTGAGCACTTGGCCCTTTACAATATGGTCCGACTCGAGACGGAGGTCACTCCGGGCAGGCTGCACCGGATGACCCCTGTCAAGGTCGACCTGCTCTCTCACA TGGTCTTCAGCCCCCCAtccctcagtctctctctgaAGCAGTCTGTGCTGACAGTGAAGGTGCAGTTCCCTACATCCCTCAACAGGAGGCTCTGCCCTCATCAAAGCAACTGCTCCATCCCCGTGGTACTTGAGCGCATGACCACCATTGTGGTGTACAAGAGAAAACGGCCCTCGGAGTGCCAG ACGCGCACTCTTCGAGCTGTGGGTGACACCCTGAGCTGTGACTTCGAGAACCTGGAAGCAGGACAGGAGTACTGCGCCGTAGCCAACTTCACATCCAGCAGCTCCTCATCTCCATCCTGCATCTATACACCTTTCCAGCATCCAG TGCTGAAGCCCCTGCTGATAGTGCTGGGAGTGTGTTGTGTCCTCCTGGCCAGTACCACAGTCTTCCTGAAAGCAAAGAGAGTATCATCAGAGCGCCGCTGTCTCCCCAAGACTCTG GAATCACTGCAGGATGAGCTGTCCAGGGAGCTGTGGGTCTTACAGGAGGACTGCGAGGGAGATCACCTCTCCATTTTGTCCCTGTCATCCAGCTATGATTCCATCCCCCCTCTGGCATCTGAGGCCCTGACTGACCACCAGATCCTGGACAATGGCTACCACAACAACCCTTTCCTTGTGGACTCAGACTCTGGTGAATCAGACTGGGGTAGCAGAGGTATGACAGACCTTGCTGGGCCAGGACACGGTGCAAATGCTGTGAGCTGGCTTTGTGACCGCATTGCTGCCCAGTCACAGCAATCTAATGGCACAAGTCCACCATCAGACGGTCACTGGGGGGTCTCTGTGAGGGTGAGGTCACCCTTGATGTCCAGGGATGTCCCACTGGGCTCGGTGAGGTTGGCCTCCGCAGAAGCCGAGGCACTTGAGGAGTGGAGTCACCTCTCCCAACCTGTAGAATCCTGGGATCCTGGAATCTCAAATGTGTAG